In Dermacentor variabilis isolate Ectoservices chromosome 1, ASM5094787v1, whole genome shotgun sequence, the genomic stretch acagaatacaagtattcagtggaaaaccgaactgtcaggaaacgaaccgccaagtaaacttcttgcatgaacccccacaagcataagcgcgaagaaaaacttgaagaaacaactaaatcaggtaacacattaacaagtgtgacttgcatgtatgaacgaattacaggatgggaagtatcgcgaaaatagaagaaacgagacactatttgccgcacataaagatgtactaagcccagcccaccttcactaacaggcctaaagatattatcgcgcctcatgggctcaaaagttgaagaccatacgaaggttgcaaagatacggtgaaagcgttggatgtatagcctagcacaatggataacttgcaatacatagaaaatttttgttgccaagaacttattgcaggcttcggctttcccaaaaatagaaagtcgttgtggaacgaatgtctgggcgtaactttgcagtacagaaacccgttctttccaatagtgtgcgcttaatttatatgcgtctagcggcacgccaagatactttggcgggacatcagtccacttaacgcctgcaaactgttctggtgtatagcaccatgagccaaaccacaagcctaaactttttgaggagttcattcgcgctcctgatacgctgccaaattcttctattttcgatattactttttcaacactggacttatccgtgcagaagaacgctagatcgtctgcataagctaagactttaacttcattacccagtatattgaagccatggatgttactcgactgaattacgcttaagcatagcggttccaggtaaagggcgaatagtagtggggacatcgggcagccttgttttactgatgagcaaatagaaatgggttcggagagttggccattaataactaaacgagtagtacaacaggtgtagcaaagcctaacgcctttaagcacaatggagccaacattgacatgctccagaagggaaaataaataggagtgactgacacgatcaaaagctttagcaaggtctacctggagcatcgcaagctgctcagtggaaccataacagtattgaagaagggtacgggcgatatgtatgttggtttgaattgatcggcccctgattccacatgtctgatgggaaccaattagaattgacatcgcaaattgcaatctattagatagaactttcgcaaaaattttgtaatccacgtttgacaatgtgattggtcgatagccttcaacggaacgcagtttctctttatctgaacttttgggaattaaaactgtgtgggttttgcaaaaagactgcggaagggcgtcaatctctaaacttgaaataaaaatatccaataatatggggctgataattgatttgaaagctttgtaaaattcacatgaaagtccatcggggccgggtgttttcgacaaaggcagctgatcaatagctagctcaatttcttgaatcgtaaggctaccactgatgactgcacagtcatcatcctgtaatggtttgacaagagatacaaaactctctaaaacttttgcatcgtgatcgtccggaggggcactaaacaacatagtgtagaaagtttcgaactgagaaattatgtcattagtatttgttacaagactaccttcggagtatatttccggaattactttggaaataccgtgacgtcgctcgtcaagtaaagcttgacgtgttggttgctcagattgcagagcacgcctgtttcgagatcgaattcgcgcacctctgtaacgtagcgcgtcatacttttgtaactcacatttaatgttttctatgtcaacaatgtaagtgcctggcatttcgcattcaatctcataaaggctacataggctcttaagaagcgttttttcttcattctttctatagaatgatttcaccgatccaatttctatagccactgcacgaacctcttgtttaaagagttcccaagcagcaaataatggcaagtcactagaaagagaattggctagagccatgcgcacgcgattaataaattcctgatcatttaggagctcagagttaagcttccagagtgcccactgtggtcggaaattagttacaaatttttcaccaatgtttgcgataaccatacaatgatcagAGAATGAAACGGGGATAGTAATGCAGGATAGTCCTCGAGAGAGGAgcgatgaagaaacataaatccgatcaaggcgggcgtaggaatgaccttgaattcttgtataagagcgagctccctgtcccgacactcctatatcaacgagccctgcattttctattatgttagacaaaacttcaccgctcctgtcccgctgagtgttaatgccgcttcgatcgttgggatcacatacacaattgaaatctcccattaaaacaatgcagcgatcacagtcCAACAGACtagacacagtatcaaataaaagagttcgttttgcagcgtcattaaatgcatagacgttgactatgcgccatggcacaccctgcaacacaaaatcacaacatatatatcgaccttcaATGTCGACATGATAACTAAAAGCTGAATAAagtaggctctttttcagaaacaggaaacagcccgcggataaaccaagagcgtgtgaaacgcaaacattatactcagacagaaaaggtcgcaaagccctttctgtctcgtcatcacGCTCAACcttcgtctcctgcacggcgacgaagtcgaggcgcttcctagacagaagccggcgaagctgcgcctgtttctgcaaagaccgAAGGCCTCGTACGTTCAAGGTTGCGAATagaagttgctgggacagggccatggtgactaccaactatttggacctaatgatctatgtgatcggtcctagagggcaacggtgaggctccctccgaaACCCCACCTGGCCTTCTGGACCGTGATCGACGGCACTTTCctgagtgtttcgatgttttgcggcgacgtgcttttcttgtggtactggTCGTCTCGATGTCTGTGCTTGATTCCGATCTGTTAGTCGCACGGCGCTTCGGAACTGAAGTATCCGCGTTACTTCGTCTGTCCTCTGCCGGCTCAGCGCACGTGTCGAGACGCTTGGGTGCATCAGGTGAGTCGTCTCCGGCTCCCTCATTCGCTTGCTGGGCAGCAGCTGGCTCCGTGGTAGCGGGTGCTCCTTTGGGTTGTTGCTTCGGTTGGTCATCTTTCTCTTCGCTACTTTCGTTTTTCACGGGCAGTTCTGCGATGCCATTGTGACTGTCTTTAACAGGCAGAGGGGCCTTACTGGCACAGCGGGTCTCCGCGGAAGAGGGAACGTCTCCCGTCGCGTCAAGAACCTCCGTAATGTCCATtatgtgttcttgcaagctttcaTCCGGAGGCTTTGTTCTGTGTCGCAACTTATCGGCGTATGTTACGACACATTCTTCAGATGTGTGACCAAAGCGTCGGCAGGTTTCACAACGCGGGGTTCTGCAGTTTCGACGAATGTGCCCCACCCTGTTACAGCGCAGACAAAGTGGGGGCCGGCCTGGAATTAATACGAGACTCTGCACTCCAAAAACAGGTAGTAGATGTGGAACGTCCCCCACGCTCACTCCATCGGCAAGAGTCAACACCACGTCCCGATTTAGCGTACGCATTTGTTCCATCTCCGATACtctccagctttctgctgataTAGACTTGACTTTCCCGTAAGCCTGAAGCGCATCTCGAATGTAGTCATCTTCCAAACGCTCAGGAAGCCACAAAAGCTTCATTTGAACTTCCGTGGGCTCAGGATCAATGACGACGCAGCGTCTACCTTTTACGGATAATTCCCCGCATGCGACTAGCTTTGATTTTGTCATCCCTGATTTGCACGTCACCATCCACacgtgcgacatctgaaattgtccgatggaacttatttccttcaggtcaataacgttccgaagggcgtctctgaagtcttgggctctgtacggtcgaccacttaagtcagcatgcaggaaaacggagtccacaaccagcttACCGGTAGGAAGACGGGGTAACACAACACGGTAGTCATTGCTGCTGGCTGAAGCCTGAGCAGCACCTCGGCCAGGGGCCGATAAAACCTTTGAAGCGGAGAACATGAGAAAAGCGACCGTTCGGAacgccgtcttcttctttctcccaCTTCACCcgccactacgccacgccatcagTGGGAAAtgcgcggataatttgccatgtcaaagccgataagcagtttgtttcgcagagataCGTCTCGTACATACGTGgctgatgcgctatcgcccagcaagtagaactcacgcctgtaccagaaataaaaagttgctgtccgtattcagcagtatgctaggaagtgccacaccatcaattttcgcttgcgattgctattttaactacccgcgccgagatcgctccccaccgaagcttaggcctagcgaatccgccgagtccgtcctcttggcgtgtctaggcgcaggaatcaagaaatctaacacggataaatcactctatatttcagctttcgcatcgatgttcttaaataaacgattttttcatgtctacagtgccagcacaagaagcggtggccgcagatgtgacgcgtcataaacacaggtatgtgtgctatcgccgaaggctcccagcactagcccgcgcttctctgacgaagatctatgactagacatgcgtgttgactgaaaggcatcactgaactaaggaaacggtgcatatcctttgcgtgaagaacaagaaatggctatcgaaatcggcagtaacaggccatacaccatcccgggtcggcggttcatttaggacttcttttcgaaattaaaatagcaatcgcaagtgaaaatcg encodes the following:
- the LOC142577387 gene encoding uncharacterized protein LOC142577387, which codes for MFSASKVLSAPGRGAAQASASSNDYRVVLPRLPTGKLVVDSVFLHADLSGRPYRAQDFRDALRNVIDLKEISSIGQFQMSHVWMVTCKSGMTKSKLVACGELSVKGRRCVVIDPEPTEVQMKLLWLPERLEDDYIRDALQAYGKVKSISAESWRVSEMEQMRTLNRDVVLTLADGVSVGDVPHLLPVFGVQSLVLIPGRPPLCLRCNRVGHIRRNCRTPRCETCRRFGHTSEECVVTYADKLRHRTKPPDESLQEHIMDITEVLDATGDVPSSAETRCASKAPLPVKDSHNGIAELPVKNESSEEKDDQPKQQPKGAPATTEPAAAQQANEGAGDDSPDAPKRLDTCAEPAEDRRSNADTSVPKRRATNRSESSTDIETTIVLYSMVRPRIVRSPEEQVAYEQQRQQQERERPRRHRANASAEDRARDAQRKRQ